A stretch of the Vitis riparia cultivar Riparia Gloire de Montpellier isolate 1030 chromosome 13, EGFV_Vit.rip_1.0, whole genome shotgun sequence genome encodes the following:
- the LOC117927536 gene encoding uncharacterized protein LOC117927536 isoform X2, producing the protein MSLPSKVCLQQLKLLSHHQGFNPSIPRVPTFHKLNNFSQFHHHHRNLRFCSINGHAGASGMSNGHDYSANHEDSSAKGENGEGELHTSKEFYIAPAPGRMGYLAAVERFVKIMAMVWTGSQVTKLVRAGGALALAPIVDRGLSWFTLKFKFESQGKAFTAIVGFCFGLALILFFIVTLLWA; encoded by the exons ATGTCTCTCCCGTCGAAAGTTTGCCTTCAACAGCTGAAGCTGCTTTCACATCATCAG GGTTTCAATCCCAGCATTCCTAGGGTTCCCACATTCCACAAACTCAACAATTTCTCCCAATTCCACCACCATCATCGTAATCTGCGTTTCTGCTCAATCAATGGCCATGCTGGT GCTTCTGGCATGTCAAATGGTCACGACTACTCTGCCAACCATGAAG ACTCAAGTGCAAAGGGCGAAAATGGTGAAGGAGAACTGCACACATCAAAAGA GTTTTATATTGCTCCAGCACCAGGAAGGATGGGTTATTTGGCGGCAGTTGAAAG ATTTGTCAAAATCATGGCTATGGTGTGGACAGGCAGCCAGGTCACAAAACTTGTCAGAGCTGGAGG GGCCCTTGCACTTGCACCTATTGTAGATAGAGGATTGTCATGGTTTACATTAAAATTCAAGTTTGAGTCTCAGGGAAAG GCTTTCACGGCGATTGTCGGATTTTGTTTCGGGCTAGCTCTCATTCTATTCTTCATTGTGACATTGCTTTGGGCATGA
- the LOC117927536 gene encoding uncharacterized protein LOC117927536 isoform X1, translating into MSLPSKVCLQQLKLLSHHQGFNPSIPRVPTFHKLNNFSQFHHHHRNLRFCSINGHAGASGMSNGHDYSANHEDSSAKGENGEGELHTSKDLLTKLKRYGISGILSYGLLNTAYYLTTFLLVWFYIAPAPGRMGYLAAVERFVKIMAMVWTGSQVTKLVRAGGALALAPIVDRGLSWFTLKFKFESQGKAFTAIVGFCFGLALILFFIVTLLWA; encoded by the exons ATGTCTCTCCCGTCGAAAGTTTGCCTTCAACAGCTGAAGCTGCTTTCACATCATCAG GGTTTCAATCCCAGCATTCCTAGGGTTCCCACATTCCACAAACTCAACAATTTCTCCCAATTCCACCACCATCATCGTAATCTGCGTTTCTGCTCAATCAATGGCCATGCTGGT GCTTCTGGCATGTCAAATGGTCACGACTACTCTGCCAACCATGAAG ACTCAAGTGCAAAGGGCGAAAATGGTGAAGGAGAACTGCACACATCAAAAGA TCTTCTAACGAAACTGAAGAGATATGGAATTTCTGGAATATTATCCTATGGACTCCTGAATACTGCATACTATCTTACAACGTTTCTCTTGGTATG GTTTTATATTGCTCCAGCACCAGGAAGGATGGGTTATTTGGCGGCAGTTGAAAG ATTTGTCAAAATCATGGCTATGGTGTGGACAGGCAGCCAGGTCACAAAACTTGTCAGAGCTGGAGG GGCCCTTGCACTTGCACCTATTGTAGATAGAGGATTGTCATGGTTTACATTAAAATTCAAGTTTGAGTCTCAGGGAAAG GCTTTCACGGCGATTGTCGGATTTTGTTTCGGGCTAGCTCTCATTCTATTCTTCATTGTGACATTGCTTTGGGCATGA